A window of Saccopteryx leptura isolate mSacLep1 chromosome 5, mSacLep1_pri_phased_curated, whole genome shotgun sequence contains these coding sequences:
- the GNAS gene encoding guanine nucleotide-binding protein G(s) subunit alpha isoform X8 — protein MRILHVNGFNGEGGEEDPQAARSNSEGSEKATKVQDIKNNLKEAIETIVAAMSNLVPPVELANPENQFRVDYILSVMNVPDFDFPPEFYEHAKALWEDEGVRACYERSNEYQLIDCAQYFLDKIDVIKQADYVPSDQDLLRCRVLTSGIFETKFQVDKVNFHMFDVGGQRDERRKWIQCFNDVTAIIFVVASSSYNMVIREDNQTNRLQEALNLFKSIWNNRWLRTISVILFLNKQDLLAEKVLAGKSKIEDYFPEFARYTTPEDATPEPGEDPRVTRAKYFIRDEFLRISTASGDGRHYCYPHFTCAVDTENIRRVFNDCRDIIQRMHLRQYELL, from the exons ATGAGGATCCTGCATGTTAATGGGTTTAATGGAGA GGGCGGCGAAGAGGACCCGCAGGCTGCCAGGAGCAACAGCGAAGG TAGTGAGAAGGCCACCAAAGTGCAGGACATCAAAAACAACCTGAAGGAGGCCATTGAA ACCATCGTGGCCGCCATGAGCAACCTGGTGCCCCCCGTGGAGCTGGCCAACCCTGAGAACCAATTCCGTGTGGACTACATCCTGAGTGTGATGAACGTGCCGGACTTTGATTTCCCTCCT GAGTTCTACGAGCACGCCAAGGCTCTGTGGGAGGACGAAGGAGTCCGCGCCTGCTACGAGCGCTCCAACGAGTACCAGCTGATTGACTGTGCCCAGTA cTTTCTGGACAAGATTGATGTCATCAAGCAGGCCGACTACGTCCCCAGCGACCAG GACCTGCTTCGCTGCCGTGTCCTGACTTCTGGAATCTTTGAGACCAAGTTCCAGGTGGACAAAGTCAACTTCCA CATGTTTGACGTGGGTGGCCAGCGCGACGAACGCCGCAAGTGGATCCAATGCTTCAATG ATGTGACTGCCATCATCTTCGTGGTGGCCAGCAGCAGCTACAACATGGTCATCCGGGAGGACAACCAGACCAACCGTCTGCAGGAGGCTCTGAACCTCTTCAAGAGCATCTGGAACAACAG ATGGCTGCGCACCATCTCTGTGATTCTGTTCCTCAACAAGCAAGACCTGCTTGCTGAGAAGGTCCTTGCTGGAAAATCAAAGATTGAGGACTACTTTCCAGAATTTGCTCGCTACACTACTCCTGAGGATG CGACTCCCGAGCCCGGTGAGGACCCACGCGTGACCCGGGCCAAGTACTTCATCCGGGATGAGTTTCTG AGAATCAGCACCGCCAGTGGAGATGGGCGCCACTACTGCTACCCCCACTTCACCTGCGCCGTGGACACCGAGAACATCCGCCGCGTGTTCAACGACTGCCGCGACATCATCCAGCGCATGCACCTTCGCCAGTATGAGCTGCTGTAA
- the GNAS gene encoding guanine nucleotide-binding protein G(s) subunit alpha isoform X7: MGCLGNSKTEDQRNEEKAQREANKKIEKQLQKDKQVYRATHRLLLLGAGESGKSTIVKQMRILHVNGFNGDEKATKVQDIKNNLKEAIETIVAAMSNLVPPVELANPENQFRVDYILSVMNVPDFDFPPEFYEHAKALWEDEGVRACYERSNEYQLIDCAQYFLDKIDVIKQADYVPSDQDLLRCRVLTSGIFETKFQVDKVNFHMFDVGGQRDERRKWIQCFNDVTAIIFVVASSSYNMVIREDNQTNRLQEALNLFKSIWNNRWLRTISVILFLNKQDLLAEKVLAGKSKIEDYFPEFARYTTPEDATPEPGEDPRVTRAKYFIRDEFLRISTASGDGRHYCYPHFTCAVDTENIRRVFNDCRDIIQRMHLRQYELL, translated from the exons atggGCTGTCTCGGAAACAGTAAGACTGAGGACCAGCGCAACGAGGAGAAGGCGCAGCGCGAGGCCAACAAAAAGATCGAGAAGCAGCTGCAGAAGGACAAGCAGGTCTACCGGGCCACACACCGCCTGCTGCTGCTGG GTGCGGGAGAGTCTGGTAAAAGCACCATTGTGAAGCAAATGAGGATCCTGCATGTTAATGGGTTTAATGGAGA TGAGAAGGCCACCAAAGTGCAGGACATCAAAAACAACCTGAAGGAGGCCATTGAA ACCATCGTGGCCGCCATGAGCAACCTGGTGCCCCCCGTGGAGCTGGCCAACCCTGAGAACCAATTCCGTGTGGACTACATCCTGAGTGTGATGAACGTGCCGGACTTTGATTTCCCTCCT GAGTTCTACGAGCACGCCAAGGCTCTGTGGGAGGACGAAGGAGTCCGCGCCTGCTACGAGCGCTCCAACGAGTACCAGCTGATTGACTGTGCCCAGTA cTTTCTGGACAAGATTGATGTCATCAAGCAGGCCGACTACGTCCCCAGCGACCAG GACCTGCTTCGCTGCCGTGTCCTGACTTCTGGAATCTTTGAGACCAAGTTCCAGGTGGACAAAGTCAACTTCCA CATGTTTGACGTGGGTGGCCAGCGCGACGAACGCCGCAAGTGGATCCAATGCTTCAATG ATGTGACTGCCATCATCTTCGTGGTGGCCAGCAGCAGCTACAACATGGTCATCCGGGAGGACAACCAGACCAACCGTCTGCAGGAGGCTCTGAACCTCTTCAAGAGCATCTGGAACAACAG ATGGCTGCGCACCATCTCTGTGATTCTGTTCCTCAACAAGCAAGACCTGCTTGCTGAGAAGGTCCTTGCTGGAAAATCAAAGATTGAGGACTACTTTCCAGAATTTGCTCGCTACACTACTCCTGAGGATG CGACTCCCGAGCCCGGTGAGGACCCACGCGTGACCCGGGCCAAGTACTTCATCCGGGATGAGTTTCTG AGAATCAGCACCGCCAGTGGAGATGGGCGCCACTACTGCTACCCCCACTTCACCTGCGCCGTGGACACCGAGAACATCCGCCGCGTGTTCAACGACTGCCGCGACATCATCCAGCGCATGCACCTTCGCCAGTATGAGCTGCTGTAA
- the GNAS gene encoding guanine nucleotide-binding protein G(s) subunit alpha isoform X5 → MGCLGNSKTEDQRNEEKAQREANKKIEKQLQKDKQVYRATHRLLLLGAGESGKSTIVKQMRILHVNGFNGEGGEEDPQAARSNSEGEKATKVQDIKNNLKEAIETIVAAMSNLVPPVELANPENQFRVDYILSVMNVPDFDFPPEFYEHAKALWEDEGVRACYERSNEYQLIDCAQYFLDKIDVIKQADYVPSDQDLLRCRVLTSGIFETKFQVDKVNFHMFDVGGQRDERRKWIQCFNDVTAIIFVVASSSYNMVIREDNQTNRLQEALNLFKSIWNNRWLRTISVILFLNKQDLLAEKVLAGKSKIEDYFPEFARYTTPEDATPEPGEDPRVTRAKYFIRDEFLRISTASGDGRHYCYPHFTCAVDTENIRRVFNDCRDIIQRMHLRQYELL, encoded by the exons atggGCTGTCTCGGAAACAGTAAGACTGAGGACCAGCGCAACGAGGAGAAGGCGCAGCGCGAGGCCAACAAAAAGATCGAGAAGCAGCTGCAGAAGGACAAGCAGGTCTACCGGGCCACACACCGCCTGCTGCTGCTGG GTGCGGGAGAGTCTGGTAAAAGCACCATTGTGAAGCAAATGAGGATCCTGCATGTTAATGGGTTTAATGGAGA GGGCGGCGAAGAGGACCCGCAGGCTGCCAGGAGCAACAGCGAAGG TGAGAAGGCCACCAAAGTGCAGGACATCAAAAACAACCTGAAGGAGGCCATTGAA ACCATCGTGGCCGCCATGAGCAACCTGGTGCCCCCCGTGGAGCTGGCCAACCCTGAGAACCAATTCCGTGTGGACTACATCCTGAGTGTGATGAACGTGCCGGACTTTGATTTCCCTCCT GAGTTCTACGAGCACGCCAAGGCTCTGTGGGAGGACGAAGGAGTCCGCGCCTGCTACGAGCGCTCCAACGAGTACCAGCTGATTGACTGTGCCCAGTA cTTTCTGGACAAGATTGATGTCATCAAGCAGGCCGACTACGTCCCCAGCGACCAG GACCTGCTTCGCTGCCGTGTCCTGACTTCTGGAATCTTTGAGACCAAGTTCCAGGTGGACAAAGTCAACTTCCA CATGTTTGACGTGGGTGGCCAGCGCGACGAACGCCGCAAGTGGATCCAATGCTTCAATG ATGTGACTGCCATCATCTTCGTGGTGGCCAGCAGCAGCTACAACATGGTCATCCGGGAGGACAACCAGACCAACCGTCTGCAGGAGGCTCTGAACCTCTTCAAGAGCATCTGGAACAACAG ATGGCTGCGCACCATCTCTGTGATTCTGTTCCTCAACAAGCAAGACCTGCTTGCTGAGAAGGTCCTTGCTGGAAAATCAAAGATTGAGGACTACTTTCCAGAATTTGCTCGCTACACTACTCCTGAGGATG CGACTCCCGAGCCCGGTGAGGACCCACGCGTGACCCGGGCCAAGTACTTCATCCGGGATGAGTTTCTG AGAATCAGCACCGCCAGTGGAGATGGGCGCCACTACTGCTACCCCCACTTCACCTGCGCCGTGGACACCGAGAACATCCGCCGCGTGTTCAACGACTGCCGCGACATCATCCAGCGCATGCACCTTCGCCAGTATGAGCTGCTGTAA
- the GNAS gene encoding guanine nucleotide-binding protein G(s) subunit alpha isoform X6 gives MGCLGNSKTEDQRNEEKAQREANKKIEKQLQKDKQVYRATHRLLLLGAGESGKSTIVKQMRILHVNGFNGDSEKATKVQDIKNNLKEAIETIVAAMSNLVPPVELANPENQFRVDYILSVMNVPDFDFPPEFYEHAKALWEDEGVRACYERSNEYQLIDCAQYFLDKIDVIKQADYVPSDQDLLRCRVLTSGIFETKFQVDKVNFHMFDVGGQRDERRKWIQCFNDVTAIIFVVASSSYNMVIREDNQTNRLQEALNLFKSIWNNRWLRTISVILFLNKQDLLAEKVLAGKSKIEDYFPEFARYTTPEDATPEPGEDPRVTRAKYFIRDEFLRISTASGDGRHYCYPHFTCAVDTENIRRVFNDCRDIIQRMHLRQYELL, from the exons atggGCTGTCTCGGAAACAGTAAGACTGAGGACCAGCGCAACGAGGAGAAGGCGCAGCGCGAGGCCAACAAAAAGATCGAGAAGCAGCTGCAGAAGGACAAGCAGGTCTACCGGGCCACACACCGCCTGCTGCTGCTGG GTGCGGGAGAGTCTGGTAAAAGCACCATTGTGAAGCAAATGAGGATCCTGCATGTTAATGGGTTTAATGGAGA TAGTGAGAAGGCCACCAAAGTGCAGGACATCAAAAACAACCTGAAGGAGGCCATTGAA ACCATCGTGGCCGCCATGAGCAACCTGGTGCCCCCCGTGGAGCTGGCCAACCCTGAGAACCAATTCCGTGTGGACTACATCCTGAGTGTGATGAACGTGCCGGACTTTGATTTCCCTCCT GAGTTCTACGAGCACGCCAAGGCTCTGTGGGAGGACGAAGGAGTCCGCGCCTGCTACGAGCGCTCCAACGAGTACCAGCTGATTGACTGTGCCCAGTA cTTTCTGGACAAGATTGATGTCATCAAGCAGGCCGACTACGTCCCCAGCGACCAG GACCTGCTTCGCTGCCGTGTCCTGACTTCTGGAATCTTTGAGACCAAGTTCCAGGTGGACAAAGTCAACTTCCA CATGTTTGACGTGGGTGGCCAGCGCGACGAACGCCGCAAGTGGATCCAATGCTTCAATG ATGTGACTGCCATCATCTTCGTGGTGGCCAGCAGCAGCTACAACATGGTCATCCGGGAGGACAACCAGACCAACCGTCTGCAGGAGGCTCTGAACCTCTTCAAGAGCATCTGGAACAACAG ATGGCTGCGCACCATCTCTGTGATTCTGTTCCTCAACAAGCAAGACCTGCTTGCTGAGAAGGTCCTTGCTGGAAAATCAAAGATTGAGGACTACTTTCCAGAATTTGCTCGCTACACTACTCCTGAGGATG CGACTCCCGAGCCCGGTGAGGACCCACGCGTGACCCGGGCCAAGTACTTCATCCGGGATGAGTTTCTG AGAATCAGCACCGCCAGTGGAGATGGGCGCCACTACTGCTACCCCCACTTCACCTGCGCCGTGGACACCGAGAACATCCGCCGCGTGTTCAACGACTGCCGCGACATCATCCAGCGCATGCACCTTCGCCAGTATGAGCTGCTGTAA
- the GNAS gene encoding guanine nucleotide-binding protein G(s) subunit alpha isoform X4 has product MGCLGNSKTEDQRNEEKAQREANKKIEKQLQKDKQVYRATHRLLLLGAGESGKSTIVKQMRILHVNGFNGEGGEEDPQAARSNSEGSEKATKVQDIKNNLKEAIETIVAAMSNLVPPVELANPENQFRVDYILSVMNVPDFDFPPEFYEHAKALWEDEGVRACYERSNEYQLIDCAQYFLDKIDVIKQADYVPSDQDLLRCRVLTSGIFETKFQVDKVNFHMFDVGGQRDERRKWIQCFNDVTAIIFVVASSSYNMVIREDNQTNRLQEALNLFKSIWNNRWLRTISVILFLNKQDLLAEKVLAGKSKIEDYFPEFARYTTPEDATPEPGEDPRVTRAKYFIRDEFLRISTASGDGRHYCYPHFTCAVDTENIRRVFNDCRDIIQRMHLRQYELL; this is encoded by the exons atggGCTGTCTCGGAAACAGTAAGACTGAGGACCAGCGCAACGAGGAGAAGGCGCAGCGCGAGGCCAACAAAAAGATCGAGAAGCAGCTGCAGAAGGACAAGCAGGTCTACCGGGCCACACACCGCCTGCTGCTGCTGG GTGCGGGAGAGTCTGGTAAAAGCACCATTGTGAAGCAAATGAGGATCCTGCATGTTAATGGGTTTAATGGAGA GGGCGGCGAAGAGGACCCGCAGGCTGCCAGGAGCAACAGCGAAGG TAGTGAGAAGGCCACCAAAGTGCAGGACATCAAAAACAACCTGAAGGAGGCCATTGAA ACCATCGTGGCCGCCATGAGCAACCTGGTGCCCCCCGTGGAGCTGGCCAACCCTGAGAACCAATTCCGTGTGGACTACATCCTGAGTGTGATGAACGTGCCGGACTTTGATTTCCCTCCT GAGTTCTACGAGCACGCCAAGGCTCTGTGGGAGGACGAAGGAGTCCGCGCCTGCTACGAGCGCTCCAACGAGTACCAGCTGATTGACTGTGCCCAGTA cTTTCTGGACAAGATTGATGTCATCAAGCAGGCCGACTACGTCCCCAGCGACCAG GACCTGCTTCGCTGCCGTGTCCTGACTTCTGGAATCTTTGAGACCAAGTTCCAGGTGGACAAAGTCAACTTCCA CATGTTTGACGTGGGTGGCCAGCGCGACGAACGCCGCAAGTGGATCCAATGCTTCAATG ATGTGACTGCCATCATCTTCGTGGTGGCCAGCAGCAGCTACAACATGGTCATCCGGGAGGACAACCAGACCAACCGTCTGCAGGAGGCTCTGAACCTCTTCAAGAGCATCTGGAACAACAG ATGGCTGCGCACCATCTCTGTGATTCTGTTCCTCAACAAGCAAGACCTGCTTGCTGAGAAGGTCCTTGCTGGAAAATCAAAGATTGAGGACTACTTTCCAGAATTTGCTCGCTACACTACTCCTGAGGATG CGACTCCCGAGCCCGGTGAGGACCCACGCGTGACCCGGGCCAAGTACTTCATCCGGGATGAGTTTCTG AGAATCAGCACCGCCAGTGGAGATGGGCGCCACTACTGCTACCCCCACTTCACCTGCGCCGTGGACACCGAGAACATCCGCCGCGTGTTCAACGACTGCCGCGACATCATCCAGCGCATGCACCTTCGCCAGTATGAGCTGCTGTAA